The following are encoded together in the Serratia nematodiphila DZ0503SBS1 genome:
- the malZ gene encoding maltodextrin glucosidase has translation MLNAWHQPVPPFVVKQGQRLDITLWLQGDELPERVFLRAEPDNEEWLLVMKAQRHEGMRRYQASLTLNEGEPTRRYCFKLLWADRQQWFGPQGWSPTPPGQLAQFAVDDPDNGPEWVADQLFYQIFPDRFASSGGEHGIQSGSYRHHAAGAEVIRRDWQHPLEDRHAASTFYGGDLDGISGKLPYLQQLGVTALYLNPIFTAPSVHKYDTEDYYQVDPHFGGNAALQRLRVSTHKVGMKLVLDGVFNHTGDSHPWFDRHRQGENGACHHPDSPYRGWFNFYPDGRALDWKGNASLPKLNFAEPQVAEAIYQGEGSVVRHWLRPPYSIDGWRLDVVHMLGENGGATGNLRHLAGIYQVVKQENPQAYVLGEHFGDARRWLHAGVEDAAMNYMGFALPVRAFLAGLDVAYHPVRLDAAGCAQWMDGYRAGLPHSRQLIQFNQLDSHDTARFLTLLQGNAARMQMAAVWLLSWIGVPCLYYGDEIGLDGGNDPFCRKPFPWDVGDWDRPLLALFQRMAALRKQSLALRRGGCQVLYASGETLVFVRLYQQEQVLVALQRDGSGQAQLPHNPLLARGPWRRVEGRGELSETAGGLRLQLAEESATVWRCEG, from the coding sequence ATGCTTAACGCCTGGCATCAACCGGTCCCGCCTTTTGTGGTGAAGCAAGGGCAACGTTTGGATATCACGCTGTGGTTACAAGGGGATGAACTGCCGGAACGGGTGTTTTTGCGCGCCGAACCGGACAATGAAGAGTGGCTGCTGGTGATGAAAGCGCAGCGCCACGAGGGGATGCGGCGCTACCAGGCCAGCCTGACGCTGAATGAGGGCGAGCCGACGCGGCGTTACTGCTTCAAGCTGCTGTGGGCCGATCGCCAACAGTGGTTCGGCCCGCAGGGCTGGTCGCCAACGCCGCCGGGCCAGCTGGCGCAGTTCGCCGTCGACGATCCTGACAATGGCCCCGAGTGGGTGGCGGATCAGCTGTTCTACCAGATTTTTCCCGATCGCTTCGCCAGCAGCGGCGGCGAGCACGGCATCCAGAGCGGCAGCTATCGCCATCATGCGGCCGGCGCCGAGGTGATTCGGCGCGACTGGCAGCACCCGTTGGAGGATCGCCACGCCGCCTCGACCTTTTACGGCGGCGATCTGGACGGCATCAGCGGCAAACTGCCGTACCTGCAGCAGCTGGGCGTGACGGCGCTGTACCTGAACCCGATTTTTACCGCGCCGAGCGTGCATAAGTACGATACCGAGGACTATTACCAGGTCGATCCGCACTTCGGCGGCAACGCGGCGCTGCAGCGTTTGCGAGTAAGCACTCACAAGGTGGGCATGAAACTGGTGTTGGACGGGGTCTTCAACCACACCGGCGATTCGCACCCGTGGTTTGACCGCCATCGTCAGGGCGAAAACGGCGCCTGTCACCACCCCGATTCGCCGTATCGCGGCTGGTTCAACTTCTACCCGGACGGCCGCGCGCTCGACTGGAAGGGCAACGCCAGCCTGCCGAAGCTCAACTTCGCCGAGCCGCAGGTGGCGGAAGCGATTTATCAGGGCGAAGGCAGCGTGGTGCGTCACTGGCTGCGCCCGCCGTACAGCATCGACGGCTGGCGGCTGGACGTGGTGCATATGCTGGGGGAGAACGGCGGCGCCACCGGCAATCTGCGCCACCTGGCGGGCATCTATCAGGTGGTGAAGCAGGAGAATCCGCAGGCCTATGTCTTGGGCGAGCACTTCGGCGACGCGCGCCGCTGGCTGCACGCCGGCGTGGAGGATGCGGCGATGAACTACATGGGCTTCGCGCTGCCGGTGCGGGCGTTTTTGGCGGGGCTGGACGTGGCCTACCACCCGGTGCGGCTGGACGCCGCCGGGTGCGCGCAGTGGATGGACGGTTACCGCGCCGGGCTGCCGCACAGCCGCCAGCTGATCCAGTTCAATCAGCTGGACAGCCACGATACCGCGCGTTTCCTCACGCTGTTGCAGGGGAACGCGGCGCGCATGCAGATGGCGGCGGTGTGGCTGCTGAGCTGGATCGGTGTGCCTTGCCTCTATTATGGCGATGAGATTGGGTTGGACGGCGGCAACGATCCGTTCTGCCGCAAGCCGTTCCCGTGGGACGTCGGCGACTGGGACCGGCCGCTGCTGGCGCTGTTCCAGCGCATGGCGGCGCTGCGTAAACAGAGCCTGGCCTTGCGCCGTGGCGGCTGCCAGGTGTTGTACGCCAGCGGAGAAACGCTGGTGTTCGTGCGCCTGTATCAGCAGGAGCAGGTGTTGGTGGCGCTGCAGCGCGACGGCAGCGGCCAGGCGCAGCTGCCGCATAACCCGCTGTTGGCGCGCGGCCCGTGGCGGCGTGTGGAAGGGCGGGGAGAGTTGAGCGAAACGGCGGGCGGGTTGCGGCTGCAGTTGGCGGAAGAGTCGGCCACCGTATGGCGCTGCGAGGGCTAA
- the brnQ gene encoding branched-chain amino acid transport system II carrier protein, with product MSHRLTSKDILALGFMTFALFVGAGNIIFPPMVGLQSGEHVWIAALGFLLTAVGLPVITVIALARVGGGIDALSSPIGRGAGLLLATVCYLAVGPLFATPRTATVSFEVGIAPLTGDGAMPLFIYSLVYFALVIGISLYPGRLLDTVGHVLAPLKIVALAVLGIAALLWPAGAPIPATAAYQSVPFSSGFVNGYLTMDTLGALVFGIVIVNAARSRGVKDAGLLTRYTILAGLIAGVGLTLVYLSLFKLGSGSGALVPDATNGAVILHAYVQNTFGGLGSFFLAALIFIACMVTAVGLTCACAEFFAQYLPFSYKTLVFILGLFSMVVSNLGLSHLIQISIPVLTAIYPPCIVLVVLSFTLRWWHSAPRIIAPVMLVSLLFGILDAVKASSFQQLLPAWTTHLPLAEQGLAWLPPSLLMLALVAIYDRVCTRSQVTAH from the coding sequence ATGAGTCATCGTTTAACGTCAAAAGATATCCTGGCACTGGGCTTCATGACCTTTGCCTTATTCGTTGGGGCCGGGAACATCATCTTCCCACCGATGGTCGGCTTGCAGTCCGGTGAACACGTTTGGATCGCTGCGCTGGGCTTCCTGCTCACCGCCGTGGGCCTGCCGGTCATCACCGTCATCGCGCTGGCGCGCGTCGGCGGCGGCATCGACGCCCTCAGTTCGCCGATCGGCCGCGGCGCCGGCCTGCTGCTGGCGACCGTCTGCTACCTGGCCGTCGGCCCGCTGTTCGCCACGCCGCGCACCGCCACCGTGTCCTTTGAGGTGGGCATCGCCCCGCTGACCGGCGACGGCGCCATGCCGCTGTTCATCTACAGTCTGGTGTACTTTGCGCTGGTGATCGGCATCTCCTTGTATCCGGGCCGCCTGCTCGATACCGTCGGCCATGTGCTGGCGCCGCTGAAGATCGTCGCGCTGGCCGTACTGGGCATCGCCGCGCTGCTGTGGCCTGCCGGCGCGCCGATTCCAGCGACGGCGGCTTATCAGAGCGTGCCTTTCTCCTCCGGTTTCGTTAACGGCTATCTGACCATGGATACGCTGGGCGCGCTGGTATTCGGCATCGTTATCGTCAACGCGGCGCGTTCGCGCGGCGTGAAAGACGCCGGTCTGTTGACCCGTTACACCATTCTGGCCGGTTTGATCGCCGGCGTGGGCCTGACGCTGGTTTATCTGAGCCTGTTCAAGCTGGGTTCCGGCAGCGGCGCGCTGGTGCCTGACGCCACCAACGGCGCGGTGATCCTGCACGCTTACGTTCAGAACACCTTCGGCGGCCTCGGCAGCTTCTTCCTGGCGGCGCTGATCTTCATCGCCTGTATGGTGACCGCGGTGGGCCTGACCTGCGCCTGCGCCGAGTTCTTCGCGCAATACCTGCCGTTCTCTTACAAGACGCTGGTGTTTATCCTGGGCCTGTTCTCGATGGTGGTGTCCAACCTCGGCCTGAGCCACCTGATCCAGATCTCCATTCCGGTGCTGACCGCGATTTACCCGCCGTGCATCGTGCTGGTGGTGCTGAGCTTCACCCTGCGTTGGTGGCACAGCGCGCCGCGTATCATCGCGCCGGTGATGCTTGTCAGCCTGTTGTTTGGTATTCTTGACGCGGTGAAAGCGTCCAGTTTCCAGCAGCTGCTGCCGGCCTGGACCACTCATCTGCCGCTGGCGGAGCAGGGGTTGGCATGGTTGCCGCCTTCGCTGCTGATGCTGGCGCTGGTCGCGATTTATGATCGGGTGTGCACGCGTTCCCAAGTGACCGCGCACTGA
- a CDS encoding ACP phosphodiesterase, with product MNFLAHLHLAMLADSSLLGNLLADFVRGNPAADYQPDVVAGIMMHRRVDVLTDSLPQVKTSRDYFSAPYRRVAPITLDVVWDHFLARHWQQLEPSRDLHQFTQEARSQIEPYLPLTPPRFQNLNGYLWPERWLERYAELPFIARVLQGMASRRPRLEALAGSFADVEQHYHQLETQFWQFYPQMMRQAKEKTL from the coding sequence ATGAATTTTCTCGCTCATCTTCACCTGGCCATGCTGGCGGACAGCTCGCTGCTGGGCAACCTGCTGGCCGACTTCGTGCGCGGCAACCCCGCCGCCGACTACCAGCCCGATGTGGTGGCCGGCATCATGATGCACCGCCGCGTCGACGTGTTGACCGACAGCCTGCCGCAGGTCAAAACCAGCCGCGACTATTTCAGCGCCCCCTACCGCCGCGTGGCGCCGATCACCCTCGACGTGGTGTGGGACCATTTTTTGGCGCGCCACTGGCAGCAGCTGGAGCCCTCGCGCGATCTGCACCAGTTTACCCAGGAAGCCCGCAGCCAGATCGAACCTTACCTGCCGCTCACGCCGCCGCGTTTTCAGAACCTGAACGGCTATCTGTGGCCGGAGCGCTGGCTGGAACGCTACGCCGAATTGCCGTTCATCGCCCGAGTGTTGCAGGGCATGGCCAGCCGCCGCCCGCGCCTCGAAGCGCTGGCCGGCTCGTTCGCCGATGTCGAACAACATTATCATCAGCTTGAAACACAATTCTGGCAGTTTTATCCGCAAATGATGCGGCAGGCGAAGGAAAAAACGCTCTGA
- the proY gene encoding proline-specific permease ProY, producing MQQQSPTTASDNKLKRGLSTRHIRFMALGSAIGTGLFYGSADAIKMAGPSVLLAYLIGGIVAFIIMRALGEMSVNNPQASSFSRYAQDYLGPMAGYITGWTYCFEILIVAIADVTAFGIYMGVWFPEVPHWIWVLSVVLIIGAINLMSVKVFGELEFWFSFFKVATIIIMIAAGIGIIIWGIGNGGQPTGIHNLWSNGGFFSNGVIGMILSLQLVMFAYGGIEIIGITAGEAKDPKKSIPKAINSVPWRILVFYVGTLFVIMSIYPWNQVGTNGSPFVLTFQHMGITVAAGILNFVVITASLSAINSDVFGVGRMLHGMAEQGHAPKMFSKVSKRGIPWVTVVVMMLALLLAVYLNYIMPESVFLVIASLATFATVWVWIMILFSQIAFRRSLSKEQVKQLAFPLRGGVFTSVVAIVFLVFIIGLIGYFPTTRVSLYAGLVWVVLLLAGYWFKVNRQKKRALLATQQD from the coding sequence ATGCAACAACAGTCACCCACCACCGCCTCCGACAATAAGCTGAAACGCGGCCTCAGTACGCGCCATATTCGCTTTATGGCGCTGGGATCGGCCATCGGCACCGGGTTGTTCTACGGCTCGGCGGACGCCATCAAAATGGCCGGCCCGAGCGTGCTGCTGGCTTACCTGATCGGCGGCATCGTGGCCTTCATCATCATGCGCGCACTGGGGGAGATGTCGGTCAATAACCCGCAGGCCAGCTCATTTTCCCGCTACGCGCAGGACTACCTCGGCCCGATGGCGGGTTACATCACCGGCTGGACTTACTGCTTTGAAATTCTGATCGTCGCCATCGCCGACGTGACCGCCTTCGGCATCTATATGGGCGTCTGGTTCCCGGAAGTGCCGCACTGGATCTGGGTGCTGAGCGTGGTGCTGATCATCGGTGCCATCAACCTGATGAGCGTCAAGGTATTCGGCGAGCTGGAGTTCTGGTTCTCGTTCTTCAAGGTCGCCACCATCATCATCATGATCGCGGCCGGCATCGGCATCATCATCTGGGGTATCGGCAACGGCGGGCAACCGACCGGCATTCATAACCTGTGGTCGAACGGCGGCTTCTTCAGCAACGGCGTTATCGGCATGATCCTGTCGCTGCAGCTGGTGATGTTCGCTTACGGCGGCATTGAAATCATCGGCATCACCGCCGGCGAAGCCAAAGATCCGAAAAAATCGATTCCCAAAGCCATCAACTCGGTGCCGTGGCGCATTCTGGTGTTCTACGTCGGTACGCTGTTTGTCATCATGTCGATCTACCCGTGGAACCAGGTGGGCACCAACGGCAGCCCGTTCGTGCTGACCTTCCAGCATATGGGCATCACCGTGGCGGCAGGCATCCTCAACTTCGTGGTGATCACCGCTTCGCTGTCGGCGATCAACAGCGACGTGTTCGGCGTTGGCCGCATGCTGCATGGCATGGCCGAGCAGGGCCATGCGCCGAAGATGTTCAGCAAGGTGTCGAAACGCGGCATTCCCTGGGTGACGGTGGTGGTGATGATGCTGGCGCTGCTGCTGGCGGTGTACCTCAACTACATCATGCCGGAGAGCGTATTCCTGGTGATCGCCTCCCTGGCGACCTTCGCCACCGTGTGGGTGTGGATCATGATCCTGTTCTCCCAAATCGCCTTCCGCCGCAGCCTGAGCAAAGAGCAGGTGAAGCAGCTGGCGTTCCCGCTGCGCGGCGGGGTGTTCACCTCGGTGGTGGCGATCGTGTTCCTGGTATTCATCATCGGCCTGATCGGCTATTTCCCGACCACGCGCGTCTCGCTGTACGCCGGCCTGGTCTGGGTGGTGTTGCTGCTGGCGGGGTACTGGTTCAAGGTCAACCGCCAGAAAAAACGCGCGCTGTTGGCGACGCAGCAAGACTAA
- a CDS encoding peroxiredoxin C, protein MVLVTRQAPDFTAAAVLGSGEIVENFNLKKHLNGKPAVLFFWPMDFTFVCPSELIAFDHRYEEFQKRGVEVVGVSFDSEFVHNAWRKTPVDKGGIGEVKYAMVADVKREIQKAYGIEHPEAGVALRGSFLIDKDGIVRAQVVNDLPIGRNIDEMIRTVDALQFHEEHGEVCPAQWEKGKAGMGASPDGVAKYLSENAAKL, encoded by the coding sequence ATGGTCCTGGTAACTCGTCAAGCCCCTGACTTCACTGCAGCTGCCGTACTGGGTAGCGGAGAAATCGTTGAAAACTTCAACCTGAAGAAGCACCTGAACGGCAAACCAGCCGTCCTGTTCTTCTGGCCAATGGACTTCACCTTCGTATGCCCTTCCGAGCTGATCGCTTTCGATCACCGCTATGAAGAGTTCCAGAAGCGTGGCGTTGAAGTGGTTGGCGTTTCCTTCGACTCAGAATTCGTTCACAACGCATGGCGTAAAACCCCTGTCGACAAAGGCGGCATCGGTGAAGTGAAATACGCAATGGTTGCTGACGTTAAGCGTGAAATCCAGAAAGCTTACGGCATCGAACACCCGGAAGCCGGCGTTGCGCTGCGCGGCTCCTTCCTGATCGACAAAGACGGCATCGTGCGTGCTCAGGTGGTTAACGACCTGCCAATCGGCCGTAACATCGACGAAATGATCCGTACCGTTGACGCGCTGCAATTCCACGAAGAGCACGGTGAAGTGTGCCCGGCTCAGTGGGAAAAAGGCAAAGCAGGTATGGGCGCTTCCCCAGACGGCGTGGCAAAATACCTGTCTGAAAACGCTGCCAAGCTGTAA
- a CDS encoding PstS family phosphate ABC transporter substrate-binding protein, whose product MTRITRGLLLCLALLAGRGALAQPDGMLAGNLSSVGSDTLANLMALWAQDFSQHYPNVNLQIQAAGSSTAPTALAAGAAQLGPMSRPMKAAEVSAFEHRYGYAPLAVPVAVDALVVLVHQDNPLRGLNLQQLDRIFSATRRCGESQPLTRWGELGLRGDWATRSLQRFGRNSASGTYGYFKLRALCGGDFMPRVNELPGSASVVQAVAGSLNGIGYASIGFRASGVRLLPLAESGEDYVAPTAANVRNDRYPLSRYLYIYINKAPHQPLEPLTAAFLDRVLSTPGQSLVNHDGYLPLPPAALQKTRQALGLPPLAPATVQ is encoded by the coding sequence ATGACCCGAATCACCCGAGGGCTGTTGCTTTGCCTGGCGCTGCTGGCCGGACGCGGCGCGCTGGCGCAGCCTGACGGCATGTTGGCGGGCAACCTGTCCAGCGTCGGCTCCGACACGCTGGCGAATCTGATGGCGCTGTGGGCGCAGGATTTCAGCCAGCATTATCCCAACGTCAACCTGCAGATCCAGGCCGCCGGTTCGTCGACCGCGCCGACCGCGTTGGCGGCGGGCGCCGCGCAGCTGGGCCCGATGAGCCGGCCGATGAAGGCGGCCGAGGTTTCGGCGTTCGAACACCGTTACGGCTATGCGCCGCTGGCGGTGCCGGTAGCGGTGGATGCGCTGGTGGTGTTGGTGCATCAGGACAATCCGCTGCGCGGCCTCAACCTGCAGCAGCTCGACCGCATTTTCTCCGCCACCCGGCGCTGCGGCGAAAGCCAGCCGCTGACGCGCTGGGGCGAGCTGGGGCTGCGCGGCGACTGGGCGACGCGCTCGCTGCAACGCTTCGGCCGCAACTCGGCGTCCGGCACCTACGGCTATTTCAAACTGCGCGCGCTGTGCGGCGGCGATTTCATGCCGCGCGTCAATGAGCTGCCCGGTTCGGCCTCGGTGGTGCAGGCGGTGGCCGGTTCGCTCAACGGCATCGGCTACGCCAGCATCGGTTTTCGCGCCAGCGGCGTGCGGCTGCTGCCGCTGGCGGAGTCGGGAGAAGACTATGTCGCGCCTACCGCCGCCAACGTGCGCAACGATCGCTACCCGCTGTCGCGCTATCTGTATATCTACATCAATAAAGCCCCCCATCAACCGCTGGAGCCACTGACCGCCGCGTTTCTCGATCGCGTGCTGTCGACACCAGGGCAAAGCCTGGTCAATCACGACGGCTATCTGCCACTGCCGCCGGCCGCCCTGCAGAAGACCCGCCAGGCGCTCGGGTTGCCACCGCTCGCGCCGGCCACGGTGCAATAA
- the ggt gene encoding gamma-glutamyltransferase produces MFLQKWSKPLTMAALLVSGSLYAASNPAVEAQNGMVVTSQHLASQVGVDILKMGGNAIDAAVAVGYAQAVVNPCCGNIGGGGFMTVHLADGTDTFINFRETAPAAASANMYLEADGKVKKDASLYGYLAAGVPGTVLGMETAREKYGKLSREQVLAPAIKLAREGFVLTRADTDILDTTIARFKQDPESAKIFLRPDGSPLQPGDKLVQTDLANTLEAIAKGGTDAFYKGKIPQAVEAAAKQGGGILTAADFANYKVTETPPITCSYRGYKFVSAPPPSSGGVTLCEILNVVEGYDLKSMGFNSAAAIHTMTEAMRHAYMDRNTYLGDPEFIKNPIDRLVSKSYAEQIRKKIVADKATPSENVQPGMEPHEKPETTHYSIVDHDGNAVSTTYTVNGRFGAVVIAPGTGFFLNDEMDDFTVKVGEKNLYGLVQGTANSIAPGKRPLSSMSPTLVTKDNKIFMVLGSPGGSRIITITLQTALNVIDHGMAPQEAVDAPRIHHQWLPDEVYYEQRGVSADTLKLLSGMGYKMVEQTPWGAAELILVGLPGAAGVTPANSGNDSAVSGKVREGYLYGANDVRRPAGSAVGY; encoded by the coding sequence ATGTTTTTACAGAAATGGAGCAAACCCCTGACCATGGCGGCGCTGCTGGTCAGCGGCAGCCTGTACGCGGCATCCAACCCAGCGGTGGAGGCCCAAAACGGCATGGTGGTCACCTCGCAGCATCTGGCCTCGCAGGTCGGGGTGGATATCCTGAAAATGGGCGGCAACGCCATCGACGCCGCCGTGGCGGTCGGCTATGCGCAAGCGGTGGTTAACCCCTGCTGCGGCAACATCGGCGGCGGCGGCTTTATGACCGTCCACCTGGCGGACGGCACCGATACCTTCATCAACTTCCGCGAAACCGCGCCGGCGGCGGCCAGCGCCAACATGTATCTGGAGGCCGACGGCAAGGTGAAAAAAGACGCCAGCCTGTACGGCTATCTGGCGGCGGGCGTGCCGGGCACCGTGCTGGGGATGGAAACCGCGCGTGAGAAGTACGGCAAGCTGAGCCGCGAACAGGTGCTGGCGCCGGCGATCAAGCTGGCGCGCGAAGGTTTTGTGCTGACCCGCGCCGACACCGATATCCTCGACACCACCATCGCACGCTTCAAGCAGGATCCCGAATCGGCCAAAATCTTCCTGCGCCCGGACGGCAGTCCGCTGCAGCCGGGGGATAAACTGGTGCAAACCGATCTGGCCAACACGCTGGAGGCCATCGCCAAAGGCGGAACCGACGCCTTCTATAAAGGCAAGATCCCGCAGGCGGTGGAGGCGGCAGCCAAACAGGGCGGCGGCATTTTGACGGCGGCCGACTTCGCCAACTACAAAGTCACCGAAACGCCGCCGATCACCTGCAGCTATCGCGGCTACAAGTTCGTGTCGGCGCCGCCTCCCAGCTCCGGCGGCGTGACGCTGTGCGAAATCCTCAACGTGGTGGAAGGCTATGATCTGAAAAGCATGGGCTTCAACTCGGCGGCGGCCATTCACACCATGACCGAAGCGATGCGTCATGCCTACATGGATCGCAACACCTACCTGGGCGACCCGGAATTCATCAAGAACCCGATCGACCGGCTGGTGAGCAAGAGCTACGCCGAGCAGATCCGCAAGAAAATCGTCGCGGACAAGGCCACGCCGTCGGAAAACGTGCAGCCCGGCATGGAGCCGCATGAGAAGCCGGAAACCACCCACTATTCGATTGTCGATCACGACGGCAACGCGGTCTCCACCACCTATACCGTCAACGGCCGCTTCGGCGCTGTCGTCATCGCACCGGGCACCGGCTTCTTCCTCAATGACGAGATGGACGACTTTACGGTCAAAGTGGGCGAGAAAAACCTGTACGGGCTGGTGCAGGGCACCGCCAACAGCATTGCCCCCGGTAAGCGCCCACTATCGTCGATGAGCCCGACGCTGGTGACCAAGGACAACAAGATCTTTATGGTGCTGGGTTCGCCGGGCGGTTCGCGCATCATCACCATCACCCTGCAGACCGCGTTGAACGTGATCGACCACGGCATGGCGCCGCAGGAAGCGGTGGACGCGCCGCGCATCCATCACCAATGGTTGCCGGATGAGGTGTACTACGAACAGCGCGGCGTTTCCGCCGATACGCTGAAGCTGCTGAGCGGCATGGGCTATAAGATGGTCGAGCAAACGCCGTGGGGCGCCGCCGAACTGATTCTGGTCGGCTTGCCGGGCGCGGCGGGCGTCACTCCGGCCAACTCCGGCAACGATTCGGCGGTTTCCGGCAAAGTGCGCGAAGGCTATCTGTACGGCGCCAACGACGTGCGCCGTCCGGCAGGCTCCGCGGTCGGTTACTGA
- a CDS encoding mechanosensitive ion channel family protein produces the protein MQQQITRWLEQFGLEFGGVMSLLMVLGLIVLISVAIHLVLHRVVLAALQRRGQQSQRVWQQAITQYKLFQRVALLLQGVIISIQATLWLQSGSQTQAVIVTAAQVWILAFTLLSLFSLLDTLLALLRQSPISNQLPLRGIFQGLKLVAAILIGIMIVSLLMGKSPLLLLSGLGAMTAVLMLVFKDPILGLVAGIQLSANDMLKIGDWLEMPKYGADGAVTDIGLTTVKVRNWDNTVTTIPTYALISDSFKNWRSMSESGGRRIKRSLNIDTGSVHFLSEEEQRRLQRNPLLHSYLNVKTQELSQHNQEIAVDLASPLNGRRLTNLGTLRAYLEAYLRAHPRIHQNMTLMVRQLAPTPEGLPLEIYAFTNTTVWAEYESIQADIFDHILAVIDEFGLRVHQTPTGNDLRGMLRQSANAS, from the coding sequence ATGCAACAACAGATAACGCGCTGGCTGGAACAGTTTGGTTTGGAATTCGGCGGAGTGATGTCGCTGTTGATGGTATTGGGGTTGATTGTTCTGATCTCGGTGGCGATCCACCTAGTGCTGCACCGGGTGGTGTTGGCTGCTCTTCAGCGCCGTGGCCAGCAATCGCAGCGCGTCTGGCAACAGGCCATCACCCAATACAAACTGTTCCAGCGCGTGGCGCTGCTGCTGCAAGGGGTGATCATCAGTATCCAGGCGACGCTGTGGCTGCAGAGCGGCAGCCAGACTCAGGCGGTGATCGTTACCGCCGCACAGGTGTGGATCCTCGCCTTCACCCTGCTGTCGCTGTTCTCGCTGCTGGATACGCTGCTGGCGCTGCTGCGCCAAAGCCCGATTTCCAATCAGCTGCCGCTGCGCGGCATTTTCCAGGGCCTGAAACTGGTGGCGGCGATCCTGATCGGCATCATGATCGTCTCATTGCTGATGGGCAAATCGCCGCTGCTACTGCTCAGCGGCCTGGGCGCCATGACCGCGGTCTTGATGTTGGTGTTCAAGGATCCGATCCTCGGGCTGGTGGCCGGCATTCAGCTCTCCGCCAACGATATGCTGAAGATCGGCGACTGGCTGGAAATGCCGAAATACGGCGCCGACGGCGCGGTCACCGACATCGGCCTGACCACGGTCAAAGTGCGTAACTGGGACAACACCGTCACCACCATACCGACCTACGCGCTGATCTCCGACTCGTTCAAAAACTGGCGTTCGATGTCGGAATCCGGCGGGCGCCGCATCAAGCGCAGCTTGAATATCGACACCGGCAGCGTGCACTTCCTGTCGGAAGAGGAACAGCGCCGCCTGCAGCGCAACCCGCTGCTGCACAGCTACCTGAACGTTAAGACCCAGGAACTGAGCCAGCACAACCAGGAGATCGCCGTCGATCTGGCCTCGCCGCTCAACGGCCGCCGTCTCACCAACCTCGGCACGCTGCGCGCCTATCTGGAAGCCTACCTGCGCGCTCATCCGCGTATTCACCAGAACATGACGCTGATGGTACGCCAGCTGGCGCCGACGCCGGAGGGCCTGCCGCTGGAAATCTACGCCTTCACCAACACCACGGTTTGGGCGGAGTATGAAAGCATTCAGGCGGATATTTTCGACCATATCCTGGCGGTGATCGACGAGTTCGGCCTGCGCGTGCATCAGACGCCGACCGGCAACGACCTGCGCGGCATGCTGCGACAAAGCGCGAACGCTTCCTGA